The following proteins are co-located in the Dyadobacter chenwenxiniae genome:
- the rpsJ gene encoding 30S ribosomal protein S10 has protein sequence MNQKIRIKLRSFDHNLVDKSAEKIVKAVKATGAIVSGPIPLPTKTEKFTVLRSPHVNKKSREQFQLCTYKRLVDIFSTSAKTVDALMKLELPSGVDVEIKV, from the coding sequence ATGAATCAAAAAATCCGTATCAAACTTCGCTCTTTCGACCACAATTTGGTTGATAAGTCAGCTGAGAAAATTGTTAAAGCTGTAAAGGCAACTGGTGCTATTGTTAGCGGTCCAATTCCTTTGCCAACTAAAACTGAGAAATTCACTGTTCTTCGTTCTCCACACGTTAACAAGAAATCACGTGAACAATTCCAGCTTTGTACTTATAAACGTTTAGTAGATATTTTCTCTACAAGTGCAAAAACAGTTGATGCTTTGATGAAGCTTGAATTGCCAAGCGGTGTTGACGTTGAGATTAAAGTGTAG
- the rplD gene encoding 50S ribosomal protein L4, with the protein MELSVLNIKGEDTGKKVSVSEEIFGIEPNTHAIYLDVKLYLANQRQGTHKSKERAEINHSTRKIKRQKGTGGARAGSIKSPVFIGGGRIFGPRPRDYGFKINKKVKSLARKSAFSVKAQSDSISVLEAFTFDAPKTKSYLNVLNSLALVNTKTLLILPSVDSNVYLSSRNIPKAKVTTVDAVNTYDLMYADRLLISESALSILETQLNK; encoded by the coding sequence ATGGAACTGTCCGTATTAAATATAAAAGGAGAAGATACCGGCAAGAAGGTAAGTGTGTCAGAAGAAATTTTTGGCATCGAACCTAACACGCACGCGATCTATCTCGATGTGAAGTTGTACTTGGCTAACCAACGCCAGGGAACGCACAAATCAAAAGAACGTGCAGAGATTAATCACTCTACTCGTAAAATCAAACGTCAAAAAGGAACAGGTGGAGCTCGTGCTGGTAGCATTAAATCTCCGGTGTTCATAGGTGGTGGTCGTATTTTTGGACCAAGACCTCGTGACTATGGTTTTAAAATTAATAAGAAAGTTAAGTCATTGGCTCGTAAGTCAGCTTTCTCTGTTAAAGCTCAGTCTGATTCGATTTCTGTTCTAGAAGCATTCACATTTGATGCACCAAAAACGAAATCGTATTTGAATGTTTTAAACTCACTAGCATTAGTGAATACAAAAACATTACTTATTCTTCCATCTGTTGACAGCAATGTATATCTGTCAAGCCGTAACATTCCAAAAGCAAAAGTTACAACAGTGGACGCGGTCAATACGTATGACCTGATGTATGCAGACCGTCTTTTGATAAGTGAATCTGCTCTGTCTATTTTGGAAACCCAATTGAACAAATAA
- the rplC gene encoding 50S ribosomal protein L3: protein MSGLIGKKIGMTSLYNADGQALACTVIQAGPCVVTQVRSEEKDGYKAIQLGFGEKKEKSSSQPMIGHFKKANTTPKQKVVEFKEFEVEHELGTSLSVTDIFEEGEFVDVVGSAKGRGFQGVVKRHGFAGVGGQTHGQHNRARHPGSIGACSFPSRVFKGIRMGGRMGNNRVKIQNLRILKVIPEQNLLVVSGSVPGSKNSFLIIEK, encoded by the coding sequence ATGTCTGGTTTAATTGGTAAGAAAATCGGAATGACTAGTTTGTACAATGCTGACGGGCAGGCTCTGGCATGTACTGTGATTCAAGCTGGTCCTTGTGTTGTTACACAAGTTAGGTCCGAAGAAAAGGATGGCTATAAGGCTATCCAATTAGGTTTTGGTGAAAAGAAGGAAAAGAGCTCTTCCCAGCCTATGATTGGTCACTTCAAAAAAGCCAACACAACTCCTAAACAAAAGGTTGTTGAGTTTAAGGAATTTGAAGTGGAGCATGAACTTGGAACTTCATTATCTGTTACGGATATCTTTGAAGAAGGCGAGTTTGTTGACGTTGTTGGTTCTGCCAAAGGCCGCGGTTTTCAAGGTGTTGTAAAACGCCATGGTTTCGCAGGGGTAGGTGGTCAGACTCACGGTCAGCACAACAGAGCGCGTCACCCAGGTTCGATTGGTGCTTGTTCATTCCCATCACGTGTATTTAAAGGTATTCGTATGGGTGGACGCATGGGTAACAATCGTGTAAAAATTCAGAATTTACGTATTCTGAAAGTGATCCCTGAGCAAAACCTTCTGGTTGTTAGTGGCTCGGTACCTGGTTCAAAGAATTCATTTCTAATCATTGAGAAGTAG